From Streptomyces chrestomyceticus JCM 4735, one genomic window encodes:
- a CDS encoding peptidoglycan D,D-transpeptidase FtsI family protein, producing MTDPKGPRSGSGGSGSGSGSRGSGPGASGPRASGPRASGPKAPGAKTTGAKPSGPSKTSAAKPSGPQASGSKPTGSKPSAPKPNGSKPTPQTPRKPGSGSGAGPAASSPSRTASGSKATSSPDPRRRVPRPTPAGGRSGPGQSGGSGGSGGGGRPQRATAQSRPAPQKRPASARPTTTKRAPRPRTPTLRLGSPRPRLRLVSLGLALILLVFVVRLFQVQAVDAGAYAAKANVNRYVPVKLAAERGAITDRDGVDLATTVDAYDITADPSLLAPDKIKIQDAPRQAAALLAPILHEDRAALAKKLATPGSRYVRLSRQQTPQVWKQIKDLRRQLDAKAAKQPKSERRPNVLVGIFADKHSKRVYPNKDLASGVLGFVNSEGRGGGGLEARLDKQLAGKDGKLVYAQSGGRRVPTAGAQEHPAVPGTDVELTLDRDIQWMAQQAITKQVAASQADRGYVVVQDTKTGEILALANAPGFDPNDISKADPEALGNAALTDAFEPGSTSKLMSMAAVLEEGVATPATRVTVPNRLHRGDRNFADDIDHPTWHLTLNGVLAKSSNIGTILATEQLGKTRPEANRVLHSYLRKFGLGQPTGLGFPGETPGLLAPPQKWSTSQQYTIPFGQGLSLNAVQAASVYSAIANGGERIAPTLIRGTTGPDGRYRPAPQPHKSRVVSEKTARTLATMLESVVDDKEGTGAKAKIDGYRVGGKTGTSNRVDPRTGRYHGYTASFAGFAPADQPRVTVYCAVQNPTRGSYFGGQVCGPIYQQVMEFALKTLQVPPSGAQPPRLPVTFKPGE from the coding sequence ATGACCGACCCCAAAGGCCCGCGATCCGGCAGCGGCGGCTCCGGCTCGGGCTCCGGTTCGAGAGGTTCCGGCCCCGGTGCGTCCGGCCCCCGCGCTTCCGGACCCAGAGCCTCCGGCCCCAAGGCCCCCGGCGCCAAGACCACCGGCGCCAAGCCCTCCGGCCCGTCCAAAACCTCCGCGGCGAAGCCCTCCGGCCCCCAGGCGTCCGGCTCCAAGCCCACTGGCTCCAAGCCCTCCGCCCCCAAGCCCAACGGGTCGAAGCCCACCCCCCAGACCCCCCGTAAGCCCGGCAGCGGCTCCGGCGCAGGCCCGGCCGCCAGCTCCCCCTCCCGTACCGCCTCAGGCTCCAAGGCGACCAGCTCCCCGGACCCCCGCCGCCGCGTCCCCCGCCCCACCCCGGCCGGTGGCCGCAGCGGTCCGGGCCAAAGCGGCGGGAGCGGCGGAAGCGGCGGGGGCGGCCGCCCCCAGCGCGCGACGGCCCAGAGCCGCCCCGCGCCCCAGAAGCGCCCCGCCTCCGCGCGCCCCACCACCACCAAGCGCGCCCCCCGCCCCCGCACGCCGACCCTGCGCCTGGGCAGCCCGCGCCCCCGGCTGCGCCTGGTCTCCCTCGGCCTGGCGCTGATCCTGCTGGTCTTCGTCGTCCGGCTGTTCCAGGTGCAGGCCGTGGACGCCGGCGCGTACGCGGCCAAGGCCAACGTCAACCGGTACGTCCCGGTCAAGCTGGCCGCCGAACGGGGCGCGATCACCGACCGGGACGGCGTGGACCTGGCCACCACGGTCGACGCGTACGACATCACCGCCGACCCCAGCCTGCTCGCGCCCGACAAGATCAAGATCCAGGACGCCCCGCGGCAGGCCGCCGCCCTGCTCGCGCCGATCCTCCACGAGGACCGCGCCGCCCTGGCCAAGAAGCTCGCCACGCCCGGCTCCCGCTACGTACGGCTGTCCCGGCAGCAGACCCCGCAGGTCTGGAAGCAGATCAAGGACCTGCGCAGACAACTGGACGCCAAGGCCGCCAAGCAGCCCAAGAGCGAGCGCCGCCCCAACGTCCTGGTCGGGATCTTCGCGGACAAGCACAGCAAGCGCGTCTACCCGAACAAGGACCTCGCCTCCGGGGTGCTCGGCTTCGTCAACAGCGAGGGCCGGGGCGGCGGCGGCCTGGAGGCCCGGCTCGACAAGCAACTGGCGGGCAAGGACGGCAAGCTGGTGTACGCCCAGTCCGGCGGGCGGCGCGTGCCCACCGCGGGCGCCCAGGAACACCCGGCCGTGCCGGGGACCGACGTCGAGCTGACCCTGGACCGCGACATCCAGTGGATGGCCCAGCAGGCCATCACCAAGCAGGTCGCCGCGTCACAGGCCGACCGGGGCTACGTCGTCGTGCAGGACACGAAGACCGGCGAGATCCTGGCCCTGGCCAACGCCCCCGGCTTCGACCCCAACGACATCTCGAAGGCCGACCCCGAAGCGCTCGGCAACGCCGCCCTCACCGACGCCTTCGAACCCGGCTCCACCAGCAAGCTCATGTCGATGGCCGCCGTCCTGGAGGAGGGCGTGGCGACCCCCGCCACCCGGGTCACCGTCCCCAACCGGCTGCACCGCGGCGACCGCAACTTCGCGGACGACATCGACCACCCCACCTGGCACCTGACCCTCAACGGCGTCCTGGCCAAATCCAGCAACATCGGCACCATCCTGGCCACCGAACAGCTCGGCAAGACCCGCCCGGAGGCCAACCGGGTGCTCCACTCCTACCTGCGCAAGTTCGGACTCGGACAGCCCACCGGACTCGGCTTCCCCGGCGAGACACCGGGTCTGCTGGCCCCGCCGCAGAAGTGGAGCACCTCGCAGCAGTACACGATCCCCTTCGGGCAGGGCCTGTCGCTCAACGCCGTCCAGGCCGCCTCGGTCTACTCCGCCATCGCCAACGGCGGCGAACGCATCGCCCCCACGCTCATAAGGGGCACCACGGGCCCGGACGGCCGCTACCGGCCCGCTCCGCAGCCGCACAAGAGCCGGGTGGTGAGCGAGAAGACCGCCAGGACGCTGGCCACCATGCTCGAATCGGTGGTCGACGACAAGGAGGGCACCGGCGCCAAGGCGAAGATCGACGGGTACCGCGTCGGCGGCAAGACCGGCACGTCCAACCGGGTGGACCCGAGAACCGGCCGTTACCACGGCTACACCGCCTCCTTCGCCGGGTTCGCGCCCGCCGACCAGCCCCGTGTCACCGTCTACTGCGCCGTCCAGAATCCGACCAGGGGGAGCTACTTCGGCGGCCAGGTGTGCGGCCCGATCTACCAGCAGGTCATGGAGTTCGCGCTCAAGACGCTCCAGGTCCCGCCGAGCGGCGCCCAGCCCCCGCGCCTGCCCGTCACCTTCAAGCCAGGCGAATGA
- a CDS encoding UDP-N-acetylmuramoyl-tripeptide--D-alanyl-D-alanine ligase has translation MISLSLAEIATIVGGQQHDIPDPEAQVTGPVVFDSREVRPGSIFAAFAGERVDGHDYAVRAVEAGAAAVLAARPVGVPAIVVDDVVAALGALARTVVGRLGACVVGLTGSAGKTSTKDLIGQLLARRGPTVCPVGNLNNEIGLPVTALRADDGTKFLVLEMGARGVGHIRYLAELVPPRIGVVLNVGSAHIGEFGGREQIAQAKGELVEALPTADEGGVAVLNADDPYVRAMASRTKARTVFFGESAEADVRAENVRLTALGQPAFTLHTPSGCSDVTMRLYGEHHVSNALAAAAVAHELGMPVDEIAVALSEAGTLSRWRMEVTERADGVTVVNDAYNANPESMRAALRALVAMGEASKETGGRTWAVLGEMAELGGESLAEHDAVGRLVVRLNVSKLVAVGGREAAWLDMGAKNEGSWGEESVHVSDAQAAVDLLRSELRPGDVVLVKASRSVGLERVAAALLGDAGVEGGAATR, from the coding sequence GTGATCTCCCTGTCCCTCGCCGAGATCGCGACCATCGTCGGCGGGCAGCAGCACGACATACCGGACCCGGAGGCCCAGGTCACCGGCCCGGTCGTGTTCGACTCCCGTGAGGTGCGCCCCGGCAGCATCTTCGCGGCCTTCGCCGGCGAACGCGTGGACGGCCACGACTACGCCGTGCGGGCCGTCGAGGCGGGCGCGGCGGCGGTCCTGGCCGCCCGCCCCGTCGGCGTCCCCGCGATCGTCGTGGACGACGTGGTCGCCGCCCTCGGGGCGCTGGCCCGTACCGTCGTCGGCAGGCTGGGCGCCTGCGTCGTCGGGCTCACCGGCTCGGCCGGCAAGACCAGCACCAAGGACCTCATCGGCCAGCTCCTGGCCCGCCGGGGGCCGACCGTGTGCCCGGTGGGCAACCTCAACAACGAGATCGGGCTGCCGGTGACCGCGCTGCGCGCGGACGACGGCACGAAGTTCCTCGTCCTGGAGATGGGCGCCCGCGGCGTCGGCCACATCCGCTACCTCGCGGAGCTGGTCCCGCCGCGCATCGGCGTGGTCCTCAACGTGGGCTCCGCGCACATCGGCGAGTTCGGCGGCCGCGAGCAGATCGCCCAGGCCAAGGGCGAACTGGTCGAGGCGCTGCCCACCGCGGACGAGGGCGGCGTCGCCGTGCTCAACGCCGACGACCCGTACGTCCGTGCCATGGCCTCCCGTACGAAGGCCCGTACGGTCTTCTTCGGCGAGTCCGCAGAGGCCGACGTCCGGGCCGAGAATGTCCGGCTCACGGCGCTCGGACAGCCCGCCTTCACGCTTCACACACCCTCCGGGTGCAGCGACGTGACCATGCGGCTGTACGGTGAGCACCACGTGTCGAACGCGCTTGCCGCGGCCGCCGTCGCCCATGAGTTGGGCATGCCCGTGGACGAGATCGCCGTGGCGCTCTCCGAAGCCGGCACGCTCTCCCGCTGGCGGATGGAGGTCACCGAGCGCGCGGACGGTGTGACGGTCGTCAACGACGCCTACAACGCGAACCCGGAATCCATGCGGGCGGCGCTCCGCGCGCTCGTGGCGATGGGCGAAGCCTCCAAGGAAACGGGAGGCCGTACGTGGGCGGTGCTCGGTGAGATGGCCGAGCTCGGCGGGGAGTCACTCGCCGAACACGACGCGGTCGGGCGCCTGGTCGTCCGGCTCAACGTCAGCAAGCTCGTGGCGGTCGGCGGCAGGGAAGCGGCCTGGCTCGACATGGGCGCCAAGAACGAGGGTTCGTGGGGTGAGGAGTCGGTGCACGTGTCCGACGCGCAGGCGGCGGTCGACCTGTTGCGCAGCGAGCTGCGGCCGGGTGACGTCGTGCTGGTGAAGGCGTCCAGGTCGGTCGGCCTGGAACGGGTCGCCGCGGCATTGCTGGGCGACGCCGGTGTCGAGGGCGGAGCCGCCACCCGATGA
- the mraY gene encoding phospho-N-acetylmuramoyl-pentapeptide-transferase, translated as MKQILFSGMIGLFLTLIGTPLLIKLLARKGYGQFIRDDGPRDHHSKRGTPTMGGIAFILATLIAYALTKVITSSNPSFSGVLVLFLMAGMGLVGFLDDYIKIVKQRSLGLRAKAKMAGQLIVGIAFAVLSLQFADLRGQTPASDRLSFTQDFGWQIGPVLFVIWALFMILAMSNGVNLTDGLDGLATGASVMVFGAYTFIGIWQYQESCANAISAGPACYEVRDPLDLAVVASALMGACFGFLWWNTSPAKIFMGDTGSLALGGALAGLAICSRTELLMAVLGGLFVLITMSVVIQVGSFRLTGKRVFRMAPLQHHFELKGWSEVLVVVRFWIIQGMCVIVGLGLFYGGWQAAK; from the coding sequence ATGAAGCAGATCCTCTTCTCCGGAATGATCGGACTCTTCCTGACGCTGATCGGCACCCCGCTGCTGATCAAGCTGCTGGCCAGGAAGGGCTACGGGCAGTTCATCCGTGACGACGGCCCGCGCGACCACCACAGCAAGCGCGGTACGCCCACCATGGGCGGCATCGCCTTCATCCTGGCCACGCTCATCGCCTACGCGCTGACCAAGGTCATCACCAGCAGCAACCCGAGCTTCTCCGGTGTGCTGGTGCTGTTCCTGATGGCCGGCATGGGCCTGGTGGGCTTCCTCGACGACTACATCAAGATCGTCAAGCAGCGTTCGCTGGGCCTGCGGGCCAAGGCGAAGATGGCCGGCCAGTTGATCGTCGGCATCGCCTTCGCGGTGCTCTCGCTCCAGTTCGCCGACCTGCGCGGCCAGACCCCGGCCTCCGACCGGCTGTCCTTCACCCAGGACTTCGGCTGGCAGATCGGTCCGGTGCTCTTCGTCATCTGGGCACTGTTCATGATCCTGGCGATGTCCAACGGCGTGAACCTCACCGACGGCCTCGACGGCCTGGCCACCGGCGCCTCGGTGATGGTCTTCGGCGCGTACACCTTCATCGGCATCTGGCAGTACCAGGAGTCCTGCGCCAACGCGATCAGCGCCGGGCCCGCCTGTTACGAGGTACGCGATCCGCTCGACCTTGCGGTCGTCGCCTCCGCCCTGATGGGCGCCTGCTTCGGCTTCCTGTGGTGGAACACCTCGCCCGCCAAGATCTTCATGGGTGACACCGGCTCGCTGGCCCTGGGCGGCGCGCTGGCCGGTCTGGCGATCTGCTCCCGTACGGAGCTGCTGATGGCCGTCCTCGGCGGCCTCTTCGTCCTGATCACCATGTCCGTGGTCATCCAGGTCGGGTCCTTCCGGCTCACCGGCAAGCGGGTCTTCCGGATGGCGCCACTCCAGCACCACTTCGAACTCAAGGGGTGGTCCGAAGTCCTTGTCGTGGTCCGGTTCTGGATCATCCAGGGCATGTGCGTGATCGTCGGCCTGGGCCTCTTCTACGGCGGCTGGCAGGCCGCCAAGTGA
- the murD gene encoding UDP-N-acetylmuramoyl-L-alanine--D-glutamate ligase, which yields MTGLDLAGQHVTVAGLGVSGVPAARALAGLGAVVTVVNGGDGERERAQAAPLEELGITVRLGDGDTLPEGTDLVVTTPGWKPSSPLFQAAEAAGVPVWGDVELAWRMRGPDSPPWLAITGTNGKTTTVRMLAAILEAEGLRTAAVGNIGVPLVDVVLSDEPYDVLAVELSSYQLHWAPSVRAHSAAVLNLAPDHLDWHGSMEAYAADKGRIYEGNTVACVYNVADRATEDLVREADVEEGCRAIGFTLGTPGPSQLGVVEGILVDRAFVENRQQHAQELAEISDVTPAAPHNIANALAAAALARAFGVRPQSVRDGLRAFHPDAHRIEHVADVSGVAYVDDSKATNTHATEASLAAYEHIVWIAGGLAKGATFDELVQKSAGRLRGAVLIGADRALIREALARHAPDVPVVDLDRTDTGAMSEAVREAARLARPGDTVLLAPACASMDMYLNYNKRGEAFADAVRSLAAQEQ from the coding sequence GTGACCGGCCTCGACCTCGCCGGACAGCACGTGACCGTGGCCGGTCTCGGCGTGAGCGGCGTTCCCGCCGCCCGCGCCCTGGCCGGCCTCGGCGCCGTCGTCACCGTCGTCAACGGCGGCGACGGCGAGCGGGAGCGGGCGCAGGCCGCGCCGCTGGAGGAGCTGGGCATCACCGTCCGCCTCGGCGACGGCGACACGCTCCCCGAGGGCACCGACCTCGTCGTCACCACCCCCGGATGGAAGCCCAGCAGCCCGCTCTTCCAGGCCGCCGAGGCGGCCGGCGTCCCCGTGTGGGGCGACGTGGAGCTGGCCTGGCGGATGCGCGGCCCGGACTCTCCGCCCTGGCTCGCGATCACCGGCACCAACGGCAAGACCACGACCGTACGGATGCTGGCCGCCATCCTGGAGGCCGAGGGGCTGCGTACCGCGGCCGTCGGCAACATCGGGGTGCCGCTGGTGGACGTGGTGCTCTCCGACGAGCCGTATGACGTCCTCGCCGTCGAGCTCTCCAGCTACCAGCTTCACTGGGCGCCCTCCGTACGCGCCCACTCCGCCGCGGTCCTCAACCTCGCCCCGGACCACCTCGACTGGCACGGCTCCATGGAGGCGTACGCCGCCGACAAGGGCCGGATCTACGAGGGCAACACCGTGGCCTGCGTCTACAACGTCGCCGACCGGGCGACCGAGGACCTGGTGCGGGAGGCCGACGTCGAGGAGGGCTGCCGCGCCATCGGCTTCACCCTCGGCACCCCGGGCCCCTCCCAGCTCGGCGTCGTCGAGGGCATCCTCGTCGACCGGGCCTTCGTCGAGAACCGGCAGCAGCACGCGCAGGAACTCGCCGAGATCTCGGACGTGACGCCCGCGGCCCCGCACAACATCGCCAACGCGCTCGCCGCGGCGGCCCTGGCCCGCGCCTTCGGCGTGCGCCCCCAGTCCGTACGGGACGGCCTGCGCGCCTTCCACCCGGACGCGCACCGCATCGAGCACGTCGCGGACGTCTCCGGGGTCGCGTACGTGGACGACTCCAAGGCCACCAACACCCACGCCACCGAGGCGTCGTTGGCGGCGTACGAGCACATCGTCTGGATCGCCGGCGGCCTCGCCAAGGGCGCCACCTTCGACGAGCTGGTCCAGAAGTCCGCCGGCCGGCTGCGCGGCGCGGTCCTCATCGGCGCCGACCGGGCGCTCATTCGGGAGGCCCTGGCGCGACACGCCCCGGATGTCCCGGTGGTCGACCTCGACCGGACCGACACTGGGGCGATGTCCGAAGCCGTACGGGAGGCAGCGCGCCTGGCCCGGCCGGGCGATACGGTCCTGCTGGCCCCGGCCTGCGCCTCGATGGACATGTACCTGAACTACAACAAGCGGGGCGAGGCCTTCGCCGACGCGGTCCGCTCGCTGGCCGCACAGGAACAGTAG
- the ftsW gene encoding putative lipid II flippase FtsW, which translates to MTARSAKAAPPRPARRPGSGPRLPRGGAGRGPRGLYTQVRRGWDRPLTAYYLVVGGSLLITVLGLVMVYSASQIKALQLGLAPTYFFRKQLFAAVLGGILMLVAARMTVRLHRTLAYPLLAVSVFLMTLVQIPGIGVAVNGNQNWINLGGPFQMQPSEFGKLALVLWGADLLARKQDKKLLAQWKHLLVPLIPVAFLLLGLIMLGGDMGTAIILTAILFGLLWLAGAPTRLFVGVLGAAVVIGALLIKTSANRMARLACIGATDPGPQDQCWQAVHGIYALASGGFFGSGLGASMEKWGELPEPHTDFIFAITGEELGLAGTLSVLALFAALGYAGIRVAGRTEDPFVRYAAGGVTTWITAQAVINIGAVLGLLPIAGVPLPLFSFGGSALLPTMFAIGLLIAFARDEPAARAALAMRQPVFGRKLAGVRRKTMRRRVKKRPSGER; encoded by the coding sequence ATGACGGCCCGATCGGCGAAGGCCGCGCCGCCGCGCCCGGCACGGCGCCCCGGCTCCGGCCCGCGCCTGCCGCGCGGCGGCGCCGGCCGCGGCCCGCGGGGCCTGTACACCCAGGTCCGCCGGGGCTGGGACCGGCCGCTGACCGCCTACTACCTGGTGGTCGGCGGCAGCCTGCTGATCACCGTGCTCGGCCTGGTGATGGTCTACTCGGCCTCCCAGATCAAGGCCCTCCAGCTCGGCCTGGCACCGACGTACTTCTTCCGCAAGCAGTTGTTCGCGGCGGTGCTCGGCGGCATCCTGATGCTGGTGGCGGCCCGGATGACGGTCCGGCTGCACCGCACGCTGGCCTATCCGCTGCTGGCCGTCTCGGTCTTCCTGATGACCCTGGTGCAGATCCCCGGGATAGGGGTCGCGGTCAACGGCAACCAGAACTGGATCAACCTGGGCGGCCCCTTCCAGATGCAGCCCAGCGAGTTCGGCAAGCTGGCGCTGGTCCTGTGGGGCGCCGACCTGCTGGCGCGCAAGCAGGACAAGAAGCTGCTCGCCCAGTGGAAGCACCTGCTGGTGCCGCTGATCCCGGTGGCCTTCCTGCTGCTCGGGCTGATCATGCTGGGCGGTGACATGGGCACCGCGATCATTCTGACCGCGATCCTGTTCGGCCTGCTGTGGCTGGCCGGCGCCCCCACCCGGCTCTTCGTGGGCGTGCTCGGCGCGGCCGTCGTCATAGGGGCGCTGCTGATCAAGACCAGCGCCAACCGGATGGCCCGGCTCGCCTGCATCGGCGCGACCGACCCCGGGCCGCAGGACCAGTGCTGGCAGGCCGTGCACGGCATCTACGCGCTGGCCTCCGGCGGATTCTTCGGTTCGGGACTGGGCGCCAGTATGGAAAAATGGGGTGAACTCCCTGAACCGCACACCGACTTCATCTTCGCCATCACCGGGGAGGAACTGGGGCTTGCGGGGACGCTGTCGGTGCTCGCCCTCTTCGCGGCTCTAGGCTATGCGGGTATCCGCGTGGCCGGACGCACGGAGGATCCCTTCGTGAGGTACGCAGCGGGAGGCGTGACCACCTGGATCACGGCCCAGGCCGTGATCAACATCGGTGCGGTGCTCGGTCTGTTGCCGATCGCCGGGGTCCCGCTGCCGCTGTTCTCCTTCGGAGGGTCCGCCCTGCTGCCGACGATGTTCGCCATCGGTCTGCTGATCGCCTTCGCGCGTGACGAGCCCGCTGCACGGGCGGCACTGGCCATGCGGCAGCCTGTTTTCGGCAGGAAACTGGCTGGGGTGAGACGGAAGACGATGAGACGGCGCGTCAAGAAGCGACCGTCCGGAGAGCGGTGA
- the murG gene encoding undecaprenyldiphospho-muramoylpentapeptide beta-N-acetylglucosaminyltransferase, with protein sequence MHVVLAGGGTAGHIEPALALADALRRQDPTVGITALGTEKGLETRLVPERGYELGLIPAVPLPRKPTPELITVPGRLRGTIKAAEQILERTKADCVVGFGGYVALPGYLAAKRRGVPIIVHEANARPGLANKIGSRYAKYVAVSTPDSKLRDARYVGIPLRRSIATLDRAAVRPEARAAFGLDPNLPTLLVSGGSQGARRLNEVIQAAVPALQRSGIQVLHAVGPKNEMPHVDNMPGMPPYVPVPYVDRMDLAYAAADMMLCRAGAMTVAELSAVGLPAAYVPLPIGNGEQRLNAQPVVNAGGGLLIDDAQLTPEWVQGQVLPVLADPHRLYEMSRAASEFGRRDADELLVKMVYEAVAGR encoded by the coding sequence GTGCATGTCGTACTCGCCGGTGGGGGGACCGCCGGCCACATCGAGCCCGCGCTCGCCCTCGCGGACGCCCTGCGCAGGCAGGACCCGACCGTGGGGATCACGGCACTCGGTACGGAGAAGGGACTGGAGACCAGGCTGGTGCCGGAGCGGGGCTACGAGCTGGGGCTGATCCCGGCCGTACCGCTGCCGCGCAAGCCCACGCCCGAACTGATCACCGTCCCCGGGCGGCTGCGCGGCACGATCAAGGCCGCCGAGCAGATCCTGGAGCGCACGAAGGCGGACTGCGTGGTCGGCTTTGGCGGCTATGTCGCGCTGCCGGGTTACCTGGCCGCCAAGCGGCGCGGGGTGCCGATCATCGTGCACGAGGCCAACGCCCGCCCCGGGCTGGCCAACAAGATCGGCTCGCGGTACGCCAAGTACGTCGCGGTCAGCACCCCGGACAGCAAGCTGCGGGACGCCCGGTACGTCGGCATCCCGCTGCGCCGCTCCATCGCGACCCTGGACCGGGCGGCGGTCCGCCCCGAGGCGCGGGCCGCCTTCGGGCTGGACCCCAACCTGCCGACGCTGCTGGTCTCCGGCGGCTCGCAGGGCGCCCGGCGGCTCAACGAGGTCATCCAGGCCGCCGTGCCGGCGCTCCAGCGCTCCGGCATCCAGGTGCTGCACGCGGTCGGCCCGAAGAACGAAATGCCGCATGTGGACAACATGCCGGGAATGCCCCCGTATGTACCGGTACCGTACGTGGACCGGATGGACCTCGCGTACGCCGCGGCCGACATGATGCTCTGCCGCGCGGGCGCGATGACCGTCGCCGAACTCTCCGCCGTCGGGCTTCCGGCCGCCTACGTCCCGCTGCCCATCGGCAACGGCGAACAGCGGCTGAACGCCCAGCCGGTGGTCAACGCCGGCGGCGGCCTGCTGATCGACGACGCGCAGCTCACGCCGGAGTGGGTGCAGGGCCAGGTGCTCCCGGTGCTCGCCGACCCGCACCGGCTGTACGAGATGTCCCGCGCGGCGTCCGAGTTCGGCCGCAGGGACGCGGACGAGCTGCTGGTGAAGATGGTGTACGAGGCGGTCGCCGGCCGCTGA
- a CDS encoding cell division protein FtsQ/DivIB produces the protein MAGPTTARRGEKKSARSGPPSSGKAGNSGSGSGGGGKKPAKRGESGPSGGRSGLRVPFTVPSRRTLIITLAGAVLLAGFGAWALYGSTWLRTEAVKVSGTGVLTVDEVVRAAAVPMDTPLASVDKKAVADRVRAKLPRVKSVQVRRSWPHTVSLKVTERQPELIIQTGGKFVEVDAEGTRFATVAAAPKGVPLLEMAVRDSPGLRRFGADRLRRAAGTVVTALPKALHQDVRTVEVRSFDAITLKLTGGRTVVWGSDERSTAKAKVLAAALKAARDARHFDVSVPTAPAVSGS, from the coding sequence GTGGCCGGACCGACGACCGCCCGACGCGGGGAGAAGAAGTCCGCGCGCTCCGGCCCGCCCTCGTCCGGGAAGGCCGGCAACTCCGGGTCCGGCAGCGGGGGAGGGGGAAAAAAGCCAGCAAAGCGGGGCGAATCCGGCCCCTCGGGCGGGCGCTCCGGCCTGCGGGTCCCCTTCACCGTGCCGTCCCGGCGCACTCTGATCATCACACTGGCCGGCGCGGTGCTGCTGGCCGGTTTCGGCGCCTGGGCCCTGTACGGCTCCACCTGGCTGCGCACGGAAGCCGTCAAGGTGAGCGGTACGGGCGTGCTGACGGTCGATGAGGTCGTACGGGCCGCCGCGGTGCCGATGGACACCCCGCTCGCCTCGGTGGACAAGAAGGCCGTCGCCGACCGGGTGCGCGCGAAACTTCCGCGCGTCAAGTCCGTTCAGGTCAGGCGCTCCTGGCCGCACACGGTCAGCCTGAAAGTGACCGAAAGGCAGCCGGAACTCATTATTCAAACGGGCGGAAAGTTCGTCGAAGTGGACGCAGAAGGGACGCGTTTCGCCACGGTCGCCGCCGCCCCGAAGGGCGTCCCGCTTCTGGAAATGGCCGTACGTGACAGTCCCGGACTGCGCCGGTTCGGCGCCGACCGGCTCCGGCGCGCGGCCGGTACCGTCGTCACCGCCCTGCCGAAGGCGCTCCACCAGGACGTTCGCACCGTCGAGGTGCGCTCCTTCGACGCCATCACCCTGAAGCTGACGGGCGGCCGTACCGTCGTTTGGGGGAGTGACGAACGCAGTACGGCGAAGGCCAAGGTGCTCGCCGCGGCCCTGAAAGCGGCGCGTGACGCGCGCCACTTCGACGTGAGTGTCCCCACCGCGCCCGCGGTGTCGGGGAGTTGA